A part of Pectinophora gossypiella chromosome Z, ilPecGoss1.1, whole genome shotgun sequence genomic DNA contains:
- the LOC126380052 gene encoding uncharacterized protein LOC126380052, which translates to MTKVYVIERAAPLAGCRRSPSSSRTSCLLPAPIYLPDGFYVLTKGRLDDEWPNQWNFIGENYSLNTPHPAHYNVKFLKVAFILSYVIVFAALSVVVWHLVRGCPGAVARRQQRERVLRRHHQHRLTHLRRHLHPY; encoded by the exons ATGACAAAGGTGTATGTCATAGAGCGTGCAGCCCCGCTGGCGGGGTGTCGCCGCTCGCCGTCGTCGTCGAGGACGTCCTGCCTACTGCCCGCGCCAATCTATTTGCCTGATG GTTTCTATGTCTTAACGAAAGGTAGACTTGACGACGAGTGGCCGAATCAATGGAACTTTATAGGGGAAAACTATTCCTTGAACACCCCTCACCCTGCGCATTACAACGTGAAATTCTTGAAAGTTGCTTTTATTCTGTCATACGTG ATAGTGTTCGCGGCGCTGTCAGTGGTGGTGTGGCACCTGGTGCGCGGCTGCCCCGGCGCTGTGGCGCGCCGCCAGCAGCGCGAGCGCGTGCTGCGCCGCCACCACCAGCACCGGCTCACCCACCTGCGCCGCCACCTACACCCTTACTAG